One stretch of Nomascus leucogenys isolate Asia chromosome 9, Asia_NLE_v1, whole genome shotgun sequence DNA includes these proteins:
- the SPATA18 gene encoding mitochondria-eating protein isoform X1: MAENLKRLVSNEPLRTLQEKLDFWLKEYNRNTCDQNLNHCLELIEQVAKVQGQLFGILTTAAQEGGRNDGVETIKSRLLPWLEASFTAASLGKSVDSKVPSLQDTFDRERRKDPSPRDRDVQQLDPNLNSTRSQLNQVQDDLAETEKNLEETKNRSAISLLAAEEEINQLKKQLKSLQAQEDARHRNTDQRSSENRQSEPQSSEERKFEQWNSLKQNADQRDTDAMSDYKKQLRNLKEEIAVLSAEKCALQGRSSRSRSPSPAPRSRSCSRSRSASPSTAVKVRSPSPNRSKLSNVARKAALLSRFSDSYSQARLDAQCLLRRCIEKAETVQRIIYIATVEAFHVAKMAFRHFKIRVRKSLTPSYVGSNDFENAVSDYVICHLDLYDSQSSVNDVIRAMNVNPKISFPPVVDFCLLSDFIQEICCIAFAMQALEPPLDIAYGADGEVFNDCKYRRSYDSDFTAPLVLYHVWPALMENDCVIMKGEAVTRRGAFWNSVRSLSRCRSRSLSPICPRSQIGLNMMSRSRSPSPIRCGLPRF, translated from the exons ATGGCGGAAAACCTGAAAAGACTGGTCTCAAACGAACCTTTACGAACTTTGCAGGAAAAGCTAGACTTCTGGCTGAAGGAGTACAAC AGAAACACGTGTGATCAAAATCTAAACCATTGCCTTGAACTCATTGAGCAAGTTGCCAAGGTACAGGGACAACTCTTTGGGATCCTCACAACAGCAGCCCAAGAAG GAGGACGTAATGATGGTGTGGAAACAATCAAGTCACGCCTTTTGCCTTGGCTGGAGGCTTCCTTTACTGCTGCTTCCCTGGGAAAATCTGTTGACAGCAAGGTCCCCTCTCTGCAG GACACATTTGATAGGGAGAGACGTAAAGATCCCAGTCCTCGGGATCGCGATGTGCAACAGTTAGACCCTAATTTGAACTCAACCAGGAGTCAACTCAACCAGGTTCAAGACGA TCTGGCTGAAACTGAAAAGAATCTTGAAGAAACCAAGAACAGATCGGCCATATCCCTTTTGGCTGCAGAGGAGGAAATAAATCAGCTAAAaaagca GCTTAAATCACTTCAAGCTCAGGAGGATGCCCGCCACAGAAACACAGATCAGAGGAGCTCAGAGAATAGGCAGTCAGAGCCTCAGAGCTCGGAGGAGCGGAAGTTTGAGCAGTGGAACTCACTCAAGCAGAATGCCGACCAGCGGGACACAGACGCCATGTCCGATTATAAGAAACAGCTCCGAAACCTGAAGGAGGAGATAGCTGTTCTGTCTGCTGAGAAATGTGCACTCCAAGGAAG GTCCTCCAGGAGCCGgtctcccagccctgcccctcgcAGCCGTAGCTGCAGCCGCAGCAGATCTGCCAGCCCCTCCACCGCTGTCAAGGTCAGGAGCCCGTCCCCAAACCGCTCCAAGCTGTCCAATGTGGCGCGCAAGGCTGCCCTCTTGTCCCGGTTCAGCGATTCCTATTCCCAGGCCCGCCTGGACGCGCAGTGCCTGCTGCGGCGCTGCATTGAAAAGGCTGAGACCGTTCAGCGGATCATCTACATCGCCACAGTG GAGGCATTCCATGTAGCAAAAATGGCATTCAGACACTTCAAGATCCGTGTGAGAAAATCGTTGACACCATCTTACGTGGGGTCGAATGACTTTGAGAATGCTGTCTCGGATTATGTCATTTGTCATCTTGATCTATATGATTCTCAAAGCAGTGTCAAT gatGTGATCCGAGCCATGAATGTCAATCCCAAGATTTCATTCCCTCCTGTCGTTGACTTTTGCCTTCTCAGTGACTTCATCCAGGAGATATGTTGCATTGCCTTTGCAATGCAGGCCTTAGAACCACCCCTAGATATTGCATATGGGGCAGATGGAGAAGTTTTTAATGATTGCAA ATACCGCCGCAGCTACGACTCGGATTTCACTGCTCCCTTAGTCCTCTATCACGTGTGGCCTGCTCTCATGGAGAATGACTGTGTCATTATGAAGGGAGAAGCTGTCACCAGGAGAGGGGCTTTT tgGAATTCCGTGCGATCTCTAAGTCGATGTCGAAGCAGGAGTTTAAGTCCCATTTGCCCACGTAGCCAAATTGGTTTGAACATG
- the SPATA18 gene encoding mitochondria-eating protein isoform X2, which yields MAENLKRLVSNEPLRTLQEKLDFWLKEYNRNTCDQNLNHCLELIEQVAKVQGQLFGILTTAAQEGGRNDGVETIKSRLLPWLEASFTAASLGKSVDSKVPSLQDTFDRERRKDPSPRDRDVQQLDPNLNSTRSQLNQVQDELKSLQAQEDARHRNTDQRSSENRQSEPQSSEERKFEQWNSLKQNADQRDTDAMSDYKKQLRNLKEEIAVLSAEKCALQGRSSRSRSPSPAPRSRSCSRSRSASPSTAVKVRSPSPNRSKLSNVARKAALLSRFSDSYSQARLDAQCLLRRCIEKAETVQRIIYIATVEAFHVAKMAFRHFKIRVRKSLTPSYVGSNDFENAVSDYVICHLDLYDSQSSVNDVIRAMNVNPKISFPPVVDFCLLSDFIQEICCIAFAMQALEPPLDIAYGADGEVFNDCKYRRSYDSDFTAPLVLYHVWPALMENDCVIMKGEAVTRRGAFWNSVRSLSRCRSRSLSPICPRSQIGLNMMSRSRSPSPIRCGLPRF from the exons ATGGCGGAAAACCTGAAAAGACTGGTCTCAAACGAACCTTTACGAACTTTGCAGGAAAAGCTAGACTTCTGGCTGAAGGAGTACAAC AGAAACACGTGTGATCAAAATCTAAACCATTGCCTTGAACTCATTGAGCAAGTTGCCAAGGTACAGGGACAACTCTTTGGGATCCTCACAACAGCAGCCCAAGAAG GAGGACGTAATGATGGTGTGGAAACAATCAAGTCACGCCTTTTGCCTTGGCTGGAGGCTTCCTTTACTGCTGCTTCCCTGGGAAAATCTGTTGACAGCAAGGTCCCCTCTCTGCAG GACACATTTGATAGGGAGAGACGTAAAGATCCCAGTCCTCGGGATCGCGATGTGCAACAGTTAGACCCTAATTTGAACTCAACCAGGAGTCAACTCAACCAGGTTCAAGACGA GCTTAAATCACTTCAAGCTCAGGAGGATGCCCGCCACAGAAACACAGATCAGAGGAGCTCAGAGAATAGGCAGTCAGAGCCTCAGAGCTCGGAGGAGCGGAAGTTTGAGCAGTGGAACTCACTCAAGCAGAATGCCGACCAGCGGGACACAGACGCCATGTCCGATTATAAGAAACAGCTCCGAAACCTGAAGGAGGAGATAGCTGTTCTGTCTGCTGAGAAATGTGCACTCCAAGGAAG GTCCTCCAGGAGCCGgtctcccagccctgcccctcgcAGCCGTAGCTGCAGCCGCAGCAGATCTGCCAGCCCCTCCACCGCTGTCAAGGTCAGGAGCCCGTCCCCAAACCGCTCCAAGCTGTCCAATGTGGCGCGCAAGGCTGCCCTCTTGTCCCGGTTCAGCGATTCCTATTCCCAGGCCCGCCTGGACGCGCAGTGCCTGCTGCGGCGCTGCATTGAAAAGGCTGAGACCGTTCAGCGGATCATCTACATCGCCACAGTG GAGGCATTCCATGTAGCAAAAATGGCATTCAGACACTTCAAGATCCGTGTGAGAAAATCGTTGACACCATCTTACGTGGGGTCGAATGACTTTGAGAATGCTGTCTCGGATTATGTCATTTGTCATCTTGATCTATATGATTCTCAAAGCAGTGTCAAT gatGTGATCCGAGCCATGAATGTCAATCCCAAGATTTCATTCCCTCCTGTCGTTGACTTTTGCCTTCTCAGTGACTTCATCCAGGAGATATGTTGCATTGCCTTTGCAATGCAGGCCTTAGAACCACCCCTAGATATTGCATATGGGGCAGATGGAGAAGTTTTTAATGATTGCAA ATACCGCCGCAGCTACGACTCGGATTTCACTGCTCCCTTAGTCCTCTATCACGTGTGGCCTGCTCTCATGGAGAATGACTGTGTCATTATGAAGGGAGAAGCTGTCACCAGGAGAGGGGCTTTT tgGAATTCCGTGCGATCTCTAAGTCGATGTCGAAGCAGGAGTTTAAGTCCCATTTGCCCACGTAGCCAAATTGGTTTGAACATG